A section of the Malaclemys terrapin pileata isolate rMalTer1 chromosome 15, rMalTer1.hap1, whole genome shotgun sequence genome encodes:
- the LOC128823390 gene encoding nicotinamide N-methyltransferase-like, which yields MDQSRTKKEALEKLFDPKEFLKTYYSFDSTSSEKNDILMFLLRNFFKTFILGILHSKPDGVKGNTLIRIGGVPSILELLSACESSKEIIITQNRARNCQELQKWLKKEPGAFNWTPVVKYACELEGDRKKWAEKEEKLRRTVKQVLECDVTKFNPVTFASLPPADCLLICHCLEGICKDLSTYRAALKNVSSLLKPGGHLLMVTPMKCSHFVVGQHKFPCLFLEKEVLEEAVKEAGYDILQFEVTPICHPASLVEHEGICYLVASKGKGKEV from the exons ATGGACCAGAGCCGCACTAAGAAAGAAGCTTTGGAGAAACTTTTTGATCCAAAAGAGTTTTTGAAAACATATTATTCCTTTGACTCCACAAGCAGTGAAAAAAATGATATTTTGATGTTTCTTTTGAGAAACTTCTTTAAGACCTTCATTTTGG GTATTTTGCATTCCAAACCAGATGGCGTTAAAGGCAACACCTTGATTCGAATTGGCGGTGTGCCCAGCATTCTCGAACTCCTTTCTGCCTGTGAGTCCTCCAAGGAGATCATCATCACACAGAATAGGGCTCGGAACTGCCAGGAACTGCAGAAATGGCTAAAGAAAGAGCCGGGAGCGTTTAACTGGACTCCGGTGGTGAAATACGCGTGTGAGCTGGAAGGGGACAG GAAAAAGTGGGCTGAGAAGGAAGAGAAATTACGAAGAACAGTCAAGCAGGTTCTGGAATGTGATGTCACCAAATTCAACCCTGTGACCtttgcctctctgccccctgctgacTGCCTGCTCATCTGCCATTGTTTAGAAGGAATTTGCAAAGACCTGAGTACCTACCGTGCTGCACTGAAGAACGTCAGCTCCCTGTTAAAGCCAGGGGGTCACTTGCTGATGGTGACCCCAATGAAGTGTAGTCATTTTGTAGTTGGCCAACACAAgtttccctgcctctttctggagAAGGAGGTTCTGGAGGAAGCAGTGAAGGAGGCTGGTTATGATATTTTGCAGTTTGAGGTGACTCCCATATGCCATCCAGCTAGTTTGGTAGAGCATGAGGGGATCTGTTACCTAGTTGCTTCCAAAGGGAAGGGCAAAGAAGTTTAA
- the LOC128849111 gene encoding nicotinamide N-methyltransferase-like, whose protein sequence is MCGFGVSIMTEFTGGDVYQAEFDPKAFLEYFKFGEDTWRDDFLIFILKQYCKTFTSGGVKGDTLIDIGSGPNIHQLLSACESFKEIIASDYTDRNHRELEKWLKNEPEAFDWTPVVEYVCELEGNREKKAEKEAKLRKTIKQVLKCDVHKSNPMDPIVLPPADCLISSLCLEAACKDLNTYRNALKNINSLLKPGGHLVLSGDLGCSFFMVGPKRFSCLVLREEFLREVLSETGFIIQEFEVLFRGDDIIDDSSDFSGMYFILARKEEAI, encoded by the exons ATGTGTGGATTCGGAGTGAGCATCATGACTGAGTTCACCGGAGGCGACGTTTACCAGGCAGAATTTGACCCGAAGGCCTTCCTGGAATATTTTAAGTTTGGGGAAGACACCTGGAGAGATGACTTTCTTATCTTCATCCTGAAACAATACTGTAAAACCTTCACTTCAG GTGGGGTGAAAGGCGACACCCTGATTGATATTGGCAGTGGGCCCAACATTCATCAGCTCCTCTCCGCCTGCGAGTCCTTTAAGGAGATCATCGCTTCAGACTATACAGATCGGAACCACCGGGAACTGGAGAAATGGCTGAAGAATGAGCCAGAAGCGTTTGACTGGACTCCAGTGGTGGAATACGTGTGTGAGCTAGAGGGAAACAG GGAGAAGAAGGCTGAGAAAGAGGCAAAATTAAGGAAAACCATCAAACAGGTTCTAAAATGTGATGTCCACAAAAGCAACCCCATGGATCCAATTGTCCTGCCTCCAGCTGACTGCCTCATCTCATCACTGTGCTTGGAAGCTGCTTGCAAAGATCTGAACACTTACCGCAATGCTCTGAAGAACATCAACTCTCTGTTAAAGCCAGGAGGGCACTTGGTGCTGAGTGGAGATTTGGGCTGCAGTTTCTTCATGGTTGGCCCCAAAAGGTTCTCGTGTTTGGTCCTGAGAGAGGAATTTCTGAGGGAAGTCCTCAGTGAAACTGGCTTCATCATTCAGGAGTTTGAGGTTCTCTTCAGGGGTGATGATATCATCGACGACAGCTCTGATTTCTCTGGGATGTACTTCATTCTCGCTCGCAAAGAGGAAGCAATATAA